TTTTGTATTGTGTATCGTTCATGGATGTGGCACCTTGGATCAAACGGAACCCAAGGAGATCGTCATGAGCAGCATTTCACCGCGGCCTACATCCCGTGTCGCCCTCGTTACCGGCGGATCCGGCTTTGTCGGTAGACATCTCATCGGCCGCCTGCTCTCGGACGGCTGGCGCGTCCGCGCGCTCGGTCGCAGCACAGAAGCGCTGGCAGGCGTTAAGGCGCTGGGTGCTGAACCCGTCGCCGGCGACCTTGTAAACCGCGCCTCGCTGACACAGGCCATGGAAGGGGTTGAGGTGGTGTTTCATGTCGCGGCGCATTTCAAGCTCTGGGGACCGATGTCCGAGTTCCGCCGGATCAACGTTGACGGCACCGGCAATGTCATCGAGGCGGCGGAGCGGGCCGGCGTGCGCCGCGTCATCTATGTCAGCGCCGCTGCTGTCGTGATGGGCCGGCCTGAACCGATGCGTGGCGCGACCGAGGCCATGGCCCTGCAGAAGATGGCGTTTGCCCCTTATGCAGCCTCCAAGGCCGAAGCAGAGGAAGTGCTGCTGGCGGCGAACGGCCGGCGTGCGGGATTTTCAACGGTGGCCATTCGTCCTCCCTTCATCTGGGGGCCAGACATGCCCGCCCTTGACCACATGATCGAGACGGTTCGCAAGGGGCAGTTCCAATGGGTCGCAGGTGGTGGACAGGCGCTCTCCACCTGCCATGTCGATAACCTGTGCCACGCACTGATCCTCGCCGCCGACTGCGGATCGGGCGGCGAAGCCTTCTTTGTGAGTGATGGGGAGGACACCACATTGAAGTCGTTCCTGACGCGTCTGCTCGGCAGCCGCAACGTCACCCCC
This window of the Martelella lutilitoris genome carries:
- a CDS encoding NAD-dependent epimerase/dehydratase family protein, whose protein sequence is MSSISPRPTSRVALVTGGSGFVGRHLIGRLLSDGWRVRALGRSTEALAGVKALGAEPVAGDLVNRASLTQAMEGVEVVFHVAAHFKLWGPMSEFRRINVDGTGNVIEAAERAGVRRVIYVSAAAVVMGRPEPMRGATEAMALQKMAFAPYAASKAEAEEVLLAANGRRAGFSTVAIRPPFIWGPDMPALDHMIETVRKGQFQWVAGGGQALSTCHVDNLCHALILAADCGSGGEAFFVSDGEDTTLKSFLTRLLGSRNVTPKERSVPFGVAWATAGLMGAVWRAFRRKGEPPITRQMLRLIGKDFTIDISRAREELGYVPVISPAEGMRRMRPVDAAATIVTVDQTHLAAAS